The genomic DNA TTTCTAAGTTCCGAGATAGTTTCAGTTAAGGTCTTAACGGCATAGTCTATTTCGTCTTTTGTGTTATATTTGCCGATAGAAAATCTTATTGAGCTATTAGCCAATTCTTCGGGGACGCCCATCGCCATTAGCACATAAGACGGCTTAAAATTGCCCGCCGTGCAGGCAGAACCTACGCTCGCGGCTATGCCTTTGATATCAAGCATATTCAAAACATTTTGGCTTTTTACATAGTCAAAACTAAAATTGACATTGCCGTCTAGTCTTTGCGTTCTGTGCCCGTTGAGCTTGGCATAAGGTATGTTTTCTTCTATCTTTTTAATAAAATAATCGCGCAAAGCTCTTATATGTTTGGAGTTTTTTTGACGGTCTTTGACGGCTTTTTCAATGGCGGCGCCCATGCCCGCAATGGCGGGGACATTGGATGTCCCGCCTCTTTGGCCTCGCTCTTGATTGCCTCCGGCGATAAGCCTTTGTATTTTGACGCCGTTTTTGATGTATAGCGCGCCTACGCCTTTGGGCCCGTAAAACTTATGCGCGCTAATGCTTAGCATATCAACGCCCAAATCTTGCACGTTTACATCCAGCGCGCCTATCGCCTGGACGGCGTCGGTATGAAATAAAATGTCTTTATTGTACTTTTTGACGGCTTGGCAGATCTCTTTAACGGGCTGGATCGTCCCTATTTCGTTATTGGCAAGCATTATAGAAACCAAAATGGTATTTTGGTCTAACGCGTCAATGACGCTTTGGGGGCTTATTATGCCAAGTTCGTCAGGTTTAATTTGAACAACTTCAATGCCTTGTTCAACCAAGTCTTCTATACAGCTGATAATTGAAGAATGTTCTATGGCGCTTGCGATAATTCTTTTTTTGGATTTTTTGGATACGCTGACCGCGCCTTTATAAGCCCAGTTGTTTGCCTCGGTCGCGCTGCAAGTAAAATATATCTCGTTATCGGACACGCCAAGCGCCCTTGCCACTTGCTCTCTGGCGCGTATTACGGCAAATTCCGCTTTTTTGCCCAAAGAATGCTGACTTTCGGGGTTTGCGAAATGCTCGCAAAAATAAGGCTTCATAGCCTCAAAAACATCTTTGTCGAGCGGAGTGGTCGCCGCGTTGTCCAAATATATCATTTTCATATTTTTATAATAACCCAAAAATCAACATTTATAATCATCTATCAAATCTTGAAGGCTGTGGCTGTCTAATAAACTATTAATGCCTATATATAACTTTTTTAAAATGTTGCGGTTTGGGCAGTATTGGTCGTCGCATTCGTCTAAAACGCAAGCCGTAATTTCTAGGTTATCTTCCAAGGCCCTAAAAATTTGGCCTACGGATATTTCAGAGGGCTTTTTGCAAAGACTGTAACCGCCGTAAAGCCCTCTGGTAGATTTTACTATGCCGCTTTTTATCAGCATTTTCATAATCTTTTCAAGGTATTTGGGCGTAACTTTGGCGCGGGCGGATAGCTCGGACAAAGTCAGTAAATTATCTTTGCTAAGCGCCAAAATAAAACACGCTTTTAGGCCATATCTTGCCTTGGTAGATAGTTTCATTTTATCTTTTTAAATACCTATTTACATTAATATATCGTTTTGATAAAGCGGGAATCGGTCGCACAACGCGATTACCTGTTGTTTAACTTCGGGTATCGCGCTTTCGCCTTCTATTATAATACGCGCCAAAAACTCTCCTATCAATTTCATTTCTTGCTCTTTCATGCCGCGCGTGGTAACGCTGGGAGTGCCCACTCTTATGCCGCTTGTCACCATAGGGCTTCTTTGGTCGTTGGGCACGGCGTTTTTGTTAACCGTGATATGCGCTATGTCAAGCCATTTTTCAACTTCTTTGCCCGTGCGGCCTTTGTCGGTTAAGTCTATCAACATAAGATGATTGTCCGTGCCGTTGGAAACAAGCTTAATGCCCTTGTCCATTAATATTTGGGCGAGAGCTTTGGCGTTTTTTACTATTTGTTTTTGGTATTCCTTGAATTCAGGGCTTAGCGCTTCTTTTAAAGCTACGGCTTTTGCCGCGATGATATGCATCAGCGGACCGCCTTGAGAGCCGGGAAAGACCGCCTTGTTGACTTTTTTAATGATTTCCTCATAATTGGTCAAAATCATTCCGCCTCTTGGGCCTCTTAAAGTCTTATGGGTGGTAGTCGTCACGATATGGGCATAAGGCAAGGGGTTCATATGTTCGCCCGCCGCTACAAGACCGGCGATATGCGCCATATCCACCATTAAATACGCCCCTACCATATCGGCGATTTCCCTAAAGCGCTTAAAGTCAATAGCCCTAGGATACGCGCTCGCGCCCGCTAATATAAGTTTGGGTCTATGTTCTTTGGCCAGTCTTTCTATTTCGTCATAGTCAAGCCTTTCGTTTTTGGGGTTTAGCCCGTAAGAAATAATATTATAATTTTTTCCGCTGTAGTTGACCGGGCTTCCATGCGTGAGATGTCCCCCATGGGCAAGACTCATGCCCAGCACTGTATCGCCTATATTGATAAGCGCCATAAACGCAGCCAAATTGGCGCTTGCGCCGCTGTGCGATTGGACATTGGCGTATTTTGCGCCAAAAAGCTGTTTTGCGCGCTCTATTGCCAAAGTTTCAACGATATCCACATACTCGCAGCCGCCGTAATATCTTTTGCCAGGATAGCCCTCGGCGTATTTGTTGGTAAGATGCGAACCTGCCGCCGTCATTACCGCTAAAGACACGAAATTTTCGCTGGCTATGAGTTCCAGGTTATGCCTTTGGCGGTATAATTCTTTTTTGATAGCCTCAAAAACTTCCGCGTCGCAAGATTTGAGCGTTGAAAAATCAATCATTATTAAAAAACCTCGCTATGTATATTAAATTTTTTAGCTTTTAGAGATTGTAAAAAAACTTAGATATGCTGATTTATAAATTCCAAAATAGCCGATTTGGGTTTTAGCCCTATTAGGCTTGCTATGTATTTGCCGTCTTTAAAAATAACCAAAGTGGGAATAGTCATTACTCCGTAATTGCGGGCTGTCTCAATGTCGTCATCCACATTCAGCTTGGCAAATACCGCTTTTTCGCCTATTTCTTGTTCTATCTCGTCCAATATAGGAGCCAAAGCTTTGCAAGGACCGCACCATTTAGCCCAAAAATCCACAATGACGGGCTTGGGCGATTTTAGCACCTCCTGCTCAAAATTATCTTTATTTAGTTCTATCATCTTTTTAGCTCCTCCGCTATTTTGAATTTTGATTATAAACTCTTATTATTTTGGGAGCGAATTTTTGATTTTTTGCTATAATCTTGTCTATGACAAACACAACCAA from Clostridiales bacterium includes the following:
- the trxA gene encoding thioredoxin; amino-acid sequence: MIELNKDNFEQEVLKSPKPVIVDFWAKWCGPCKALAPILDEIEQEIGEKAVFAKLNVDDDIETARNYGVMTIPTLVIFKDGKYIASLIGLKPKSAILEFINQHI
- a CDS encoding serine hydroxymethyltransferase — its product is MIDFSTLKSCDAEVFEAIKKELYRQRHNLELIASENFVSLAVMTAAGSHLTNKYAEGYPGKRYYGGCEYVDIVETLAIERAKQLFGAKYANVQSHSGASANLAAFMALINIGDTVLGMSLAHGGHLTHGSPVNYSGKNYNIISYGLNPKNERLDYDEIERLAKEHRPKLILAGASAYPRAIDFKRFREIADMVGAYLMVDMAHIAGLVAAGEHMNPLPYAHIVTTTTHKTLRGPRGGMILTNYEEIIKKVNKAVFPGSQGGPLMHIIAAKAVALKEALSPEFKEYQKQIVKNAKALAQILMDKGIKLVSNGTDNHLMLIDLTDKGRTGKEVEKWLDIAHITVNKNAVPNDQRSPMVTSGIRVGTPSVTTRGMKEQEMKLIGEFLARIIIEGESAIPEVKQQVIALCDRFPLYQNDILM
- a CDS encoding Rrf2 family transcriptional regulator, which gives rise to MKLSTKARYGLKACFILALSKDNLLTLSELSARAKVTPKYLEKIMKMLIKSGIVKSTRGLYGGYSLCKKPSEISVGQIFRALEDNLEITACVLDECDDQYCPNRNILKKLYIGINSLLDSHSLQDLIDDYKC
- a CDS encoding cysteine desulfurase; this encodes MKMIYLDNAATTPLDKDVFEAMKPYFCEHFANPESQHSLGKKAEFAVIRAREQVARALGVSDNEIYFTCSATEANNWAYKGAVSVSKKSKKRIIASAIEHSSIISCIEDLVEQGIEVVQIKPDELGIISPQSVIDALDQNTILVSIMLANNEIGTIQPVKEICQAVKKYNKDILFHTDAVQAIGALDVNVQDLGVDMLSISAHKFYGPKGVGALYIKNGVKIQRLIAGGNQERGQRGGTSNVPAIAGMGAAIEKAVKDRQKNSKHIRALRDYFIKKIEENIPYAKLNGHRTQRLDGNVNFSFDYVKSQNVLNMLDIKGIAASVGSACTAGNFKPSYVLMAMGVPEELANSSIRFSIGKYNTKDEIDYAVKTLTETISELRKLSPLFVDIKTKKNFA